A section of the Clostridium sp. TW13 genome encodes:
- the fsa gene encoding fructose-6-phosphate aldolase — translation MKLFLDTANVEHIKEANEMGVICGVTTNPSLIAKEGRDFNEVIKEITDIVDGPISGEVISEDAAGMIKEGRKIATIHKNMIVKIPMTVEGLKAVKVLSKEGIKTNVTLIFSATQALLAANAGATYVSPFLGRIDDISMDGMELVRVIAEIFEIHGIDTEIIAASVRNPIHVIEAARAGAHIATVPYNLVQQMVKHPLTDQGLEKFKKDWEAAFAK, via the coding sequence ATGAAATTATTTTTAGACACAGCCAACGTTGAACATATTAAAGAGGCAAATGAAATGGGAGTTATTTGTGGTGTTACTACAAACCCATCACTTATTGCTAAAGAAGGCAGAGATTTTAATGAAGTTATAAAGGAAATTACTGATATAGTTGATGGTCCTATAAGTGGAGAAGTTATCAGCGAAGATGCAGCAGGAATGATCAAAGAGGGAAGAAAAATTGCTACTATTCATAAGAATATGATAGTAAAGATTCCAATGACTGTAGAAGGATTAAAGGCAGTTAAAGTTTTATCTAAAGAAGGAATAAAAACAAACGTAACATTAATATTCTCAGCTACACAAGCACTTTTAGCAGCTAATGCTGGAGCTACTTATGTAAGCCCATTCTTAGGAAGAATTGATGATATATCAATGGATGGTATGGAGCTAGTAAGAGTTATAGCTGAAATATTTGAAATTCATGGAATAGATACAGAAATTATTGCAGCTAGCGTAAGAAATCCAATCCATGTTATAGAAGCAGCAAGAGCTGGAGCACACATTGCAACAGTTCCTTATAACTTAGTACAACAAATGGTTAAGCATCCACTAACTGATCAAGGATTAGAAAAATTCAAGAAAGACTGGGAAGCAGCTTTCGCTAAATAG
- a CDS encoding ROK family transcriptional regulator, which produces MKINHSKIKETNRKRIIKLLLEENEITKLDISRELDISITTVSTNINELKEEAIVEDVRSVESTGGRKAIAIRIDENCRYSMGVALTPKHIKISLVNLKKKIVESMRVRHNNEGMENIINLIKENIEQMLKEKNISTDKLLGIGFSIPGIVDSDTGVIKYCYFLGIKSFDLKQHFEYLNTPIYVDNEANLSAFYEFLDKKHVQDNLLYVSITDGLGLGIVINGKIYRGNNNASGEMGHMKIEIDGKQCKCGSRGCLEGYVSKNALVEGYNEAAKIKILDIDDFEQKYLSKDDLAIGILHKYLKNLALGISNLIMILDPNSVIIGGDINDLLKDNMDDLRKFIYKDNLFTNESNCNIKVADFTESYLLGAAMLPIEEFLEIK; this is translated from the coding sequence ATGAAAATAAATCACAGCAAAATAAAAGAAACAAATAGAAAGAGAATTATAAAGTTATTGCTTGAGGAAAATGAGATTACCAAACTAGATATCTCTAGAGAACTGGACATAAGCATAACAACAGTTTCTACTAATATAAATGAGTTAAAAGAAGAAGCAATAGTAGAAGATGTGAGATCTGTAGAGTCTACTGGAGGTAGAAAAGCAATAGCAATTAGAATAGATGAAAATTGCAGATATTCTATGGGCGTAGCTTTAACACCTAAACACATTAAAATATCCCTAGTAAATTTAAAAAAGAAGATAGTAGAAAGCATGAGGGTTAGACATAACAATGAGGGTATGGAAAATATCATAAACCTTATTAAAGAAAATATAGAACAAATGTTAAAGGAAAAAAATATTAGTACAGATAAGCTATTAGGAATTGGTTTTTCCATTCCTGGTATAGTGGATTCAGATACGGGAGTAATAAAATATTGTTATTTCCTTGGAATAAAAAGCTTTGACTTAAAGCAGCATTTTGAGTATTTGAATACTCCTATATATGTAGATAATGAAGCAAATCTATCAGCTTTTTATGAGTTTTTAGATAAGAAACATGTTCAAGACAATTTGCTATATGTATCAATTACAGATGGCTTAGGTCTCGGTATAGTAATAAACGGTAAGATTTATCGTGGTAATAATAATGCTTCAGGTGAAATGGGACATATGAAAATAGAGATTGATGGTAAGCAGTGTAAATGTGGTTCCAGAGGATGCTTAGAAGGATATGTTTCTAAAAATGCTTTAGTAGAGGGTTATAATGAAGCTGCCAAAATTAAAATTTTAGATATAGATGATTTTGAGCAAAAGTACTTAAGTAAAGATGATTTAGCAATAGGCATATTACATAAATACTTAAAGAATTTAGCCCTTGGAATATCAAATTTAATAATGATTTTAGATCCTAATAGTGTAATTATCGGTGGAGACATTAATGATTTACTTAAAGATAATATGGATGATTTAAGAAAGTTTATTTACAAGGACAATCTTTTCACAAACGAAAGTAATTGTAATATAAAGGTGGCAGATTTTACTGAATCTTATCTATTAGGAGCAGCAATGTTGCCTATAGAAGAATTCCTAGAAATAAAGTAG
- the xylB gene encoding xylulokinase, translated as MRYLLGLDIGTSGTKTALFDENGNTIETATYGYDLFQPQIGWAEQNPEDWWQACVIGIKTVIEKSGVQASDIKGIGLSGQMHGLVLLDKNHEVIRNSIIWCDQRTEKECDYITETIGKERLIAITGNPALTGFTLSKLLWVRNNEPENYKKIYKVLLPKDYIRYRLTNVFATEVSDASGMQMLDINSRNWSDELLKDLGIDKNILADVYESVVVSGHVTKEAAELTKLAVDTPVVGGAGDQAAGAIGNGIVNEGVISTVIGTSGVVFASTDTPKFDKDGRVHTLCHAVPGKWHIMGVTQGAGLSLNWFKRTFCAKEVEDCKTSDVNIYDLLTEKAAKSKPGSNGVVYLPYLMGERTPHLDPNVKGAFLGVTLMNNHDDFVRSVLEGVSFSLKNCLDIIEDMKIKIDDIRISGGGAESEVWRQILSDIFQYKLTTIKASEGPALGVAILAGVGAGIYESVEDACNKIVKGGDNVVNPNPELKEVYEKTYEVYNSAYPRIKDI; from the coding sequence GTGAGATATTTATTAGGTTTAGACATCGGAACTTCCGGTACAAAAACTGCATTATTTGATGAGAATGGTAATACAATAGAAACTGCTACTTATGGATATGATTTGTTTCAACCACAAATAGGATGGGCAGAACAAAATCCAGAAGATTGGTGGCAAGCTTGTGTGATTGGTATTAAGACCGTTATAGAAAAAAGTGGTGTACAAGCTTCAGATATAAAAGGAATTGGATTAAGTGGACAAATGCATGGCCTTGTCTTATTAGATAAGAATCATGAAGTAATCAGAAATTCTATAATATGGTGTGATCAAAGAACTGAAAAGGAATGTGATTACATAACAGAAACCATAGGAAAAGAAAGACTAATTGCAATTACAGGAAATCCAGCATTAACTGGTTTTACTCTTTCAAAATTATTATGGGTTAGAAATAATGAACCTGAAAACTATAAGAAGATTTATAAAGTACTTCTTCCCAAAGACTATATCAGATATAGATTAACAAATGTATTTGCAACTGAAGTATCAGATGCTAGTGGTATGCAAATGCTAGATATAAACTCTAGAAATTGGAGTGATGAATTACTTAAAGATTTAGGCATCGATAAGAATATATTAGCTGATGTTTACGAATCAGTAGTAGTTAGTGGACACGTTACAAAGGAAGCTGCTGAGCTAACAAAACTTGCTGTGGATACACCTGTAGTAGGTGGAGCTGGAGATCAAGCTGCTGGAGCTATTGGAAATGGTATAGTTAATGAAGGTGTAATCTCAACAGTTATAGGAACTTCTGGAGTTGTATTTGCATCAACTGATACACCTAAGTTTGATAAGGATGGAAGAGTTCATACTTTATGTCATGCTGTACCAGGAAAATGGCACATCATGGGGGTTACTCAAGGAGCAGGATTATCTTTAAACTGGTTCAAGAGAACATTCTGTGCAAAGGAAGTTGAAGATTGTAAGACTTCAGATGTTAATATCTACGACTTATTAACAGAAAAGGCAGCAAAATCTAAGCCGGGTTCAAATGGAGTGGTTTACTTACCATACTTAATGGGAGAAAGAACACCTCATCTTGATCCAAATGTAAAGGGAGCTTTCTTAGGAGTAACACTAATGAATAATCATGATGATTTTGTACGTAGTGTTCTTGAAGGTGTAAGCTTCAGTTTGAAAAATTGTCTTGATATCATAGAAGATATGAAAATTAAGATAGATGATATAAGAATCAGTGGTGGTGGAGCAGAAAGTGAAGTTTGGAGACAAATTCTTTCTGACATATTCCAATATAAATTGACCACAATAAAGGCTTCAGAAGGACCAGCACTTGGTGTTGCTATACTTGCTGGAGTTGGTGCAGGAATCTATGAATCAGTAGAAGATGCTTGCAACAAAATAGTAAAGGGTGGGGATAATGTAGTAAATCCAAATCCAGAATTAAAAGAAGTTTATGAAAAAACTTATGAAGTTTATAATTCAGCATATCCTAGGATTAAAGATATATAA
- a CDS encoding DUF2156 domain-containing protein, with amino-acid sequence MFEQRSADIYSRSYNIDEKELTFKPLTMQDKEIFIKYLSQYKFVTCEYSFANLVLWRKGCDIRYTVYNDSLIIKKKDFEGNYYFMQPLGYNKEDLKCIIDKLQDYKEKNNLKYLFKDIEEPFLNELKEIYKQEILIVEDIDNFDYIYTQDSLASLSGKKLHGKKNHYNYFIKNYSYEVKDISEFTVKEDCLEALKLWLQEKDETDENLNYESEGIKEIINYMDDLNLKGMAVYVEGKLAAFTIGESTNNDMAIIHVEKGLPDVKGIYSFINKTFVDNYFSDSKYINREQDLGIEGLRKAKKSYNPVKLEKKYCVYI; translated from the coding sequence ATGTTTGAGCAAAGAAGTGCAGATATTTATAGCAGATCTTATAATATTGATGAAAAAGAGCTCACTTTTAAGCCGTTAACAATGCAAGATAAAGAAATTTTTATTAAGTATTTATCTCAATATAAATTTGTTACTTGTGAATATTCTTTTGCGAATCTTGTTTTATGGAGAAAAGGCTGTGATATTAGATACACTGTTTATAACGATTCATTAATTATCAAGAAAAAAGATTTTGAAGGAAATTATTATTTTATGCAACCATTGGGGTATAACAAAGAAGACTTAAAATGTATTATTGATAAATTACAAGATTATAAGGAAAAGAATAATTTGAAATATCTTTTTAAAGATATTGAAGAACCATTTTTAAATGAACTTAAAGAAATATATAAACAAGAAATTTTAATAGTTGAAGATATAGATAATTTTGATTATATATATACACAAGATTCCTTAGCCAGTCTATCTGGAAAAAAGCTTCATGGAAAGAAAAATCACTATAATTATTTTATTAAAAATTACAGTTATGAAGTAAAAGATATTTCTGAATTCACAGTAAAAGAAGATTGTCTTGAAGCTTTAAAACTTTGGTTACAAGAAAAAGATGAAACAGATGAAAATTTAAATTATGAATCAGAAGGCATAAAAGAAATAATAAATTATATGGATGATCTTAATTTAAAAGGAATGGCAGTATACGTAGAGGGGAAGTTAGCTGCGTTTACTATTGGAGAAAGCACTAACAATGATATGGCTATTATTCATGTTGAAAAAGGATTACCTGATGTAAAAGGCATATATTCCTTTATAAACAAAACCTTTGTAGATAATTATTTTAGTGATTCAAAATATATAAATAGGGAGCAGGATTTAGGGATTGAAGGGTTACGCAAAGCAAAGAAATCCTATAATCCTGTAAAATTAGAAAAAAAGTATTGTGTATATATTTAA
- a CDS encoding GNAT family N-acetyltransferase yields MIRSNLLKGQNVKLTALREEDIAKLEQWYNDIEFLRFYDMVSAVPKSKKELHEMLHEITQAHDKYIFAIRSNIDETLIGVTGFENILWNNGTAVIYIGIGDKSFRGKGLGKEALALTMQFGFNELNLHRIQLNVLSYNTPALNLYESLGFKKEGVYREFIHRDGIRFDMYLYGILRSEWRM; encoded by the coding sequence ATGATTAGAAGTAATTTACTAAAAGGACAAAATGTAAAATTAACAGCATTGAGGGAAGAGGATATAGCTAAGTTAGAACAATGGTACAATGATATAGAATTTTTGAGATTTTACGACATGGTTTCAGCAGTTCCTAAGTCAAAGAAGGAGCTTCATGAGATGCTACATGAAATAACGCAAGCTCATGATAAATATATATTTGCAATTAGAAGCAATATTGATGAAACTTTAATTGGCGTAACAGGCTTTGAGAACATATTATGGAATAATGGGACAGCAGTAATTTATATTGGGATAGGAGATAAATCTTTTAGAGGAAAGGGTCTTGGAAAAGAAGCTTTAGCTCTCACAATGCAATTTGGATTTAATGAGTTAAATTTGCACAGAATACAACTAAATGTATTATCCTATAATACTCCTGCTTTAAATTTATACGAAAGTTTAGGGTTTAAAAAAGAAGGAGTATATAGAGAATTTATCCATAGAGACGGTATCAGGTTTGATATGTATCTATACGGAATCTTAAGAAGCGAATGGAGAATGTAA
- a CDS encoding glycosyltransferase family 39 protein codes for MKKFKLTRERIALTAILILSAILNFTNLNIEGYSNEYYSAGVKSMLTSFKNFFFVSFDPTGYVTIDKPPVGFWMQAISAKVFGFNSWSIIFPQALSGVISVGILYCLVKRYFGAKAGLVSALCIAVTPIFVAASRNNTIDNQLVMVLLISAYFLFKSLESRKLRDLILSLVFVGIGFNVKMLEAYFIIPAIYVTYFIASKIEMKKRIINLTVCTVVLIAVSLSWAIVVDLIPASSRPYVGSSSNNSEIQLIVGHNGIERLNNSNKSGGKSTREQSMPNFGEMSGSDRKMKSSNGFNREGFNNERGSITNRTQDDKLGKMPSGMSNSMGGGKAGLTRLFSNGSLADQISWLLPFALFGFVAGIIKEKLKKPYDNGRKLSLIFWITYLVPGSIYFSFTKGLFHPYYLTMLSAPIAALVGIGLKYMWDFYKENTWKAFLLPAAFIVDGVLQLIILSYYLRTSSITKLLMMLVAALSFISAGVLIINKLENKQDLSKDLNFRRILVSLAMIGLLVTPTVWSGTTLVYKMSGSMPSAGLELSRNNRSNAQGRGIMVGLAGEVSPNTSKLISFLELNKTNEKYLLVTASASGNASSIILNTDDSVMALGGFMGSDKIINLEQFKNMVKNGEVRYILVDSMGTRGMNSSKEDGNSAIMNWAKSHGKLVDKSLWSDTKGKENTESNQNINSTDNSNEELKGQGFVQGGNIRNSELYDLSGSSTE; via the coding sequence ATGAAAAAATTTAAGTTAACAAGAGAAAGGATTGCATTAACAGCAATTTTGATATTATCTGCAATACTTAATTTTACTAATTTAAATATTGAGGGTTATTCAAATGAGTATTATTCAGCTGGGGTAAAGAGCATGCTAACCAGCTTTAAGAACTTCTTTTTTGTATCCTTTGATCCAACTGGATATGTAACTATAGATAAACCACCTGTAGGATTTTGGATGCAGGCTATTTCTGCTAAGGTATTTGGCTTCAATAGCTGGAGCATTATATTCCCTCAAGCTCTTTCAGGAGTTATTTCAGTTGGTATTTTATATTGTTTAGTAAAAAGATACTTTGGAGCTAAAGCAGGACTTGTTTCAGCTTTATGTATTGCAGTGACTCCAATTTTTGTTGCAGCAAGTAGGAATAACACTATAGATAATCAATTGGTGATGGTGTTATTAATCTCTGCTTACTTTCTATTTAAGTCTCTTGAGAGTAGAAAACTTAGAGACTTGATTTTGAGTTTAGTTTTTGTTGGAATTGGATTCAATGTAAAGATGCTTGAAGCATATTTTATAATTCCAGCTATATATGTAACATACTTTATAGCATCAAAAATTGAAATGAAGAAAAGAATTATTAATCTTACAGTTTGTACTGTGGTACTTATAGCTGTATCATTATCTTGGGCAATTGTTGTGGATTTGATTCCAGCATCAAGCAGACCATATGTAGGGAGTAGTTCAAACAATTCAGAAATACAACTTATAGTAGGTCACAATGGAATAGAAAGATTAAATAATTCAAATAAATCTGGAGGAAAATCAACCCGAGAACAAAGTATGCCTAATTTTGGAGAAATGTCAGGCTCTGATAGAAAAATGAAGAGTTCTAATGGATTTAATAGAGAAGGTTTCAATAATGAAAGAGGTAGCATAACCAATAGAACGCAAGATGACAAATTAGGAAAAATGCCAAGTGGTATGTCAAATAGTATGGGTGGAGGTAAAGCAGGTTTAACGAGATTATTTTCAAATGGATCTTTAGCAGATCAAATCAGCTGGCTTTTACCATTTGCTCTATTTGGATTTGTAGCAGGAATAATAAAAGAAAAATTAAAGAAACCTTATGATAATGGAAGAAAATTATCATTGATTTTTTGGATAACTTATCTTGTACCAGGATCAATTTATTTTAGTTTTACTAAAGGTTTATTTCATCCATATTATCTAACCATGTTATCAGCTCCAATTGCAGCATTAGTTGGTATTGGATTAAAATACATGTGGGATTTTTATAAAGAAAATACATGGAAAGCCTTCCTTTTACCTGCTGCATTTATAGTAGATGGAGTACTACAGCTAATAATACTTTCATATTATTTAAGGACATCAAGTATTACCAAACTATTAATGATGTTGGTTGCAGCATTAAGTTTTATAAGTGCAGGAGTATTAATTATTAATAAGCTTGAAAATAAACAAGATTTATCAAAAGATTTAAACTTTAGAAGAATTTTAGTAAGTTTGGCTATGATTGGTTTGTTGGTTACTCCAACAGTATGGTCAGGAACAACTTTAGTATACAAGATGTCAGGCAGTATGCCATCAGCAGGATTGGAGCTTTCAAGAAATAATCGTTCCAATGCTCAAGGAAGAGGAATTATGGTGGGATTAGCAGGAGAAGTTTCTCCCAATACATCAAAATTGATAAGTTTCTTAGAATTAAATAAAACTAATGAAAAATACCTACTTGTAACAGCATCAGCTTCAGGAAACGCTTCAAGCATAATTCTTAATACAGATGATTCAGTTATGGCTCTTGGTGGATTCATGGGCAGTGATAAGATTATTAATTTAGAGCAATTTAAGAATATGGTTAAGAATGGAGAAGTTAGATATATATTAGTTGATAGTATGGGAACACGTGGTATGAATTCAAGCAAGGAAGATGGAAACAGTGCAATAATGAATTGGGCTAAATCACATGGAAAGCTTGTTGATAAGAGTTTATGGTCAGATACTAAAGGTAAGGAGAATACTGAAAGCAATCAAAATATAAATAGTACTGACAATTCGAATGAAGAACTGAAAGGACAAGGATTTGTGCAAGGTGGAAACATAAGAAATTCTGAACTTTATGATTTGAGTGGAAGTTCAACTGAATAA
- the fliB gene encoding flagellin lysine-N-methylase, with translation MKTLEPSYYENFECIGDRCKDNCCTGWRVIIDKSSYQKYEQMQDEFGDRLNSNLRKVENSENDEEFAEFILDNNMKCPLLNENKLCDLYINKGSDHLCHICTSYPRIVTLYGEVAERNLSLSCPSVAQLLVDKNEKIDFIMNDEIKYNKNETILMVNKQYDELYNLVWEGRNLSIDLAQFTEIPIWKRLIIIKLISDRIQIRINNGEIGNEDIFIDELKNELISESLLKALDDIEKPNKILKINLVLMIFEFGKNHGMGNKKLTAIVENIKMLLDKSEDIEKTLNYKEEQFDKYFKMREYILENYIVYNLYNLYMKSLINKNLDIEIFELIINYSIVKLSLLATWDKNNEKLTDDEIVDVLYSLSREMEHSDTFIQSLYDDMSKKGVNTMGHLITMIY, from the coding sequence ATGAAAACACTGGAACCGTCATATTATGAGAATTTTGAATGTATAGGAGATAGATGCAAGGATAATTGTTGTACTGGTTGGAGAGTTATAATAGATAAGTCAAGCTATCAAAAATATGAGCAAATGCAAGATGAATTTGGAGATAGATTAAATAGTAATCTTAGAAAAGTTGAAAATAGTGAAAATGATGAGGAATTTGCAGAGTTTATTTTAGATAATAATATGAAATGTCCGTTATTAAATGAAAATAAACTTTGTGACTTATACATAAATAAGGGTTCTGATCATTTATGCCATATATGTACTTCATATCCGAGGATTGTTACCTTATATGGAGAGGTAGCAGAAAGAAATTTATCATTATCATGCCCTAGCGTAGCTCAGTTGCTGGTAGATAAAAATGAAAAGATAGATTTTATAATGAATGATGAAATAAAGTATAATAAAAATGAGACTATCCTAATGGTTAATAAACAATATGATGAATTGTATAATTTAGTGTGGGAAGGAAGAAATCTATCTATAGATTTAGCTCAATTCACTGAAATTCCTATATGGAAGAGATTAATTATTATAAAATTAATAAGTGATAGAATACAAATTAGAATTAATAACGGTGAAATAGGTAATGAAGATATATTTATTGATGAGTTAAAGAACGAATTAATTAGTGAGAGTTTATTAAAAGCATTAGATGATATTGAAAAACCAAATAAAATACTGAAAATTAATTTAGTATTAATGATTTTTGAATTTGGGAAAAATCATGGAATGGGAAATAAGAAACTTACTGCAATAGTTGAAAACATAAAAATGTTATTAGATAAAAGCGAAGATATAGAAAAAACATTAAATTATAAGGAAGAACAATTTGATAAATATTTTAAAATGAGAGAATATATATTGGAAAATTATATAGTGTATAACTTATACAATTTATACATGAAGAGCTTAATAAATAAAAATTTAGATATAGAAATATTTGAATTAATTATAAATTATTCTATAGTTAAACTGTCTCTATTAGCCACTTGGGATAAAAATAATGAGAAGTTAACAGATGATGAAATTGTAGACGTGTTGTATAGTTTATCAAGGGAAATGGAACATAGTGATACTTTTATTCAATCTCTATACGATGATATGAGTAAAAAAGGAGTTAATACTATGGGACATTTAATAACAATGATATATTAA
- a CDS encoding MalY/PatB family protein, which translates to MKYDFDSVINRRNTNSVKWNMNPEQDILPMWIADMDFKTAEPIIKVLEKRVQHGIFGYAETPREYFEAEVNWWYKRHNFRIKEEWIEPTTGVIPSLSAVVQAFTEPGDKVLIQSPVYNYFNSSIINNKCEIVLNELKYNGEYYKIDFDDFEKKASDEKVKIFILCNPHNPVGRVWSKDELERLGEICLNYNVIVLVDEIHRDLTYKGNKHIPFAAINEKFLMNSITCTAPSKTFNIAGLKTSNIIVANEEYRKKVNRSLNVNETIEPNIFGIEALIAAYSEGEEWLDQLLVYLEENLNFLYSFINKRIPKLKVVKPQGTYLIWIDCRSIGISSKELSKKVLEEGNLRISDGGTYGEAGEGFIRINIACPRTLLRDGLERLEKVLKKL; encoded by the coding sequence TTGAAGTATGATTTTGATAGCGTAATTAATAGAAGAAATACAAATAGCGTTAAATGGAATATGAATCCAGAACAAGATATTTTACCAATGTGGATAGCTGATATGGATTTTAAGACAGCAGAACCAATTATTAAAGTGTTGGAAAAAAGAGTTCAGCATGGGATTTTTGGATACGCAGAAACTCCAAGAGAATATTTTGAGGCAGAAGTTAACTGGTGGTATAAAAGACATAATTTTAGAATAAAAGAAGAATGGATTGAGCCTACAACAGGTGTTATACCATCACTTTCAGCTGTAGTCCAAGCATTTACGGAGCCTGGGGATAAAGTTCTAATTCAGTCACCTGTATATAACTACTTTAATTCATCTATAATAAATAATAAATGTGAGATAGTGCTAAATGAATTAAAGTATAATGGGGAGTATTATAAAATTGACTTTGATGATTTTGAAAAAAAGGCTTCAGATGAAAAAGTTAAAATTTTCATCTTATGTAACCCTCACAATCCAGTTGGAAGGGTTTGGAGTAAAGATGAACTTGAGCGTTTAGGTGAAATATGTTTAAATTATAATGTGATAGTGTTAGTTGATGAAATTCACAGGGATTTAACGTACAAAGGAAATAAACATATTCCTTTTGCAGCTATAAATGAAAAGTTTTTAATGAATTCTATTACCTGTACAGCACCAAGCAAAACCTTTAATATTGCAGGACTTAAAACATCAAACATAATAGTAGCAAATGAGGAGTACAGAAAAAAAGTAAACAGATCATTAAATGTTAATGAAACAATAGAACCTAATATTTTTGGTATCGAGGCTTTAATTGCTGCCTATAGCGAGGGAGAAGAATGGCTAGATCAATTATTAGTGTATTTAGAAGAAAACCTGAACTTTTTATATTCGTTTATTAATAAAAGGATTCCGAAACTTAAAGTTGTGAAACCTCAGGGTACTTATTTAATTTGGATTGATTGTAGAAGTATTGGAATAAGTTCAAAAGAACTTAGCAAGAAAGTTTTGGAGGAAGGCAACTTGAGAATCAGTGATGGAGGAACATATGGTGAAGCTGGAGAAGGGTTTATTAGAATTAATATAGCATGTCCTAGAACACTATTAAGAGATGGATTAGAAAGGTTGGAAAAAGTTTTAAAGAAGCTTTAG
- a CDS encoding MerR family transcriptional regulator: MEYSIGEVAKKLNLTTSTLRYYDKEGLIPFVKRNDSGIRTFSDEDLNSLHIIECLKNTGMPIKDIKTFIDWCAEGDSTLKERYDMFVERKKLVEEQMANLQTTLDTINYKCEYYKDALEASSDKIHYHKISQDLPKSSCTKSQQL; the protein is encoded by the coding sequence ATGGAATATTCAATCGGTGAAGTAGCTAAAAAATTAAACCTAACAACATCAACTCTTCGTTATTATGATAAAGAAGGTCTTATCCCATTTGTAAAACGTAATGATTCTGGCATCCGAACTTTTAGTGATGAAGACTTAAATTCACTCCATATTATTGAATGTTTAAAAAACACTGGTATGCCAATAAAAGACATCAAAACATTCATTGATTGGTGTGCTGAAGGAGATTCTACCCTTAAAGAACGATATGATATGTTTGTAGAACGCAAAAAGCTTGTTGAAGAGCAAATGGCTAATCTTCAGACAACCTTAGATACCATAAATTATAAATGTGAATATTATAAAGATGCCCTTGAAGCGAGCTCAGATAAAATCCATTACCATAAGATTTCACAGGATTTACCTAAATCCAGCTGTACCAAATCACAACAATTGTAA